cattACTTATTGGGTAGGTATAGTATGGGCTAATCCTTGAGACTGGTAAGAACATGTGACAAGTGGTTGTGCAGTCTACGAAAATATACCctgataatgaataaaaaattaggCATTGCAATATCAGAGTGACCTTGAAGTGTGacacataaaaattaaatattacaaatgctAAACTCTAAGAGAGCATTATTGTGGTGCCCATTTCCAGCTTAATCACTGCATCAATTTTGGTACAATTTGGCACAAAGATTAGACGTTCTGGGTACGGATATAGGAACAGTGAAACACACTCAATTAACAGTCCCGCTACTcagaaatacatattttcaGAGAGAAAAAAAACCAATTCCATTTAGCAAACTTatatagaataattaaaaaaaaacgacttAAGTAACAGTTTTTCATGCACTTTTAACAGATAGCCTGGAGCAAGTTTTAGACTTGTAACATGAAGTTCGGAggaaaaaagttaatttagaCGAGTGATATATGGGCAATTCGATTCGATATCTTAATTAATTCCGATATCGTAAACATTATCGCTGAACACTTAATTAACTAAGAAAATTTAGATAGTAATATGCAACAATGAATCGCCAAAATAAATGTGTAATATTAGAAATTTTCAACTTAATAAGATTTATGCTACTTACGTATATTAAAATCATCTGATATATGCATAGCCAGCAAGCTTATTACTTTGATTTTTAACGTTATTTTATACCAACATCAAACAAACTCaataaatattagtaatttggaTTGGAatcggaaattaaaaaataatcaatacaaGTGAAGTCTTCTTCTTCGTCACTTCACTTGTCAAATAGacatagacatttttttatcacacaAATGTCAAATGTCATAACCATCAACACAGACGACAAATAAAGTTTGTCAACATCTATTTTGTCAAATTCTCTGTCAATAGGGTTTGACAATTCGATTTTACATAGACCAAATACCAATAAGTTAGCACAGACGGCAtccctttgacacctatatgcATATGTTCTTTGCCTATATGTATCTAAGCATGATCTAAGCGGCATCCATAGCTTATatcgactcgtaaatctatgatccATAGATCAGTTCTCTTTTTACAAGAGTATCTATGGTTGACTATTTCCTTCTCTGTCTACGCCTTTTTTCAATCGGAACCGACATTTGTCTCAGAGGATTTTTAGTTGTcattttaaggtttttttttaaactcaacAGTTGGCTACACTGTAGGATTTCATTGAACTTCCTGTTAATGTTACATTTCGGTAAAACTTTCCAGAAATTGTgggtaaattaaatatcataaaatatacaaaattaataacacTTATTATGGcgatatttttgtcaaattttaactttatctcCAAGTTATAAGTAAAACCAAAATCGTCGCAttcaaattttcattaaatcatttattaccTTATGTACGTACATATAAAAAACCGTGGCGATGCCCGACGATCAATGTGTAGGTTGTGTCTGGGAAACAGCCAGTAGGTATGCTCCGCcagaaaaaatgttttacattaAAAGTATTTCAGTCAATCTCGATtagttttctttaataatacgAAATATTAAATCActagacccggtcaagcttcgcttagaTATATGTACATTTCTttcctattcctaccctaccctactcctccCATATTATCCCATAGGTTGGGGGcggatttagaaaaaaaacataacaaggttttttttttagtcgcAAATAAActgcataccaattttcagctttctTCCTTGAAAATTGCAGTATGCTCTCTAAAAACTTACACCCCGCATTTTAGGGATGTAGGGGGTTACAGagaaacaaaaagtagcctatgtcactctccatcctttcaactatcttcacttgaaaaatcacgtcaattcgtcgctccgttttgccatGAAGGATGGACAAGCAAACAGACGCACACACTTtcacatatataatataaatgacaaataaataaatataaatattagtaagtattattataagaGATAAATTAAGGTAAATAATGTTATTCAGGACAAAATGTAGTGCATACTGGTAACCCtaaattcttcttttttttgtgatttcCAGTTCCGGCGTTCGGGCGGCCCTGATATTTTCACCATTTTCCATTATCGAGTTGTTCGTTCGCCGGGGTCTGTAAGGTCGTAGGTACTTTGTTAATGaacaagtaatttattttaaaatctctaTTATAGAGGTGAGtcaattgtaattgtattgtaatgaaaaatatgttctcctttcgatttctaaaTCTTGTTGATGCTAGTAGTGTTTAAGACAAATCAATATTCCAGATACCCACTCGAGCGTTTACGACCACGTAGGTTCAAcctacaaagaaataaaaagaggCAAAATGCAGTTTAACAGCTTTCATAATCAACATCCTATGTAAGTATTAACAAATATATTGACACGCTGTTTTTCAAGTAAAGTTAAAATAGTTAAACGAAACTTTCTATGCCGCATGAGCCATGAACCTTTGGTTGGTCCGCCATTTTGTGCACAGCTGATAATGGACGCATCTGCTACTTCATTgcgaaaaatcaatattttaataatagattttcttttcatattttaatgtgCCCGCTTGATGTTAGgccttattttaaataattgtatgtTCAGTTTTTTAGGTTAGAATTGTTAcaaatagttaattttttattctgtatCACAATTTTGTCTTGAAACTTGGGTACCTTTACACATATTAGGAGACCAATTTATTGACGTATTCCTACGTACATACTTCAGTTATGTAATTATTAGAACATCTATTAGTTAATTTGTATTTGGATAGCAACTGAAATAGTACACTGTAGGTTGCTTCTGTTAAGAAGTATAAATTGTTTCTGCTATGTAACATGTACTGCACAATACTTActggattttatttattgctgGCTAATAGTTGAGCTTATGAGGGAAGGGAAAACCCTTCCCCTCTCCCCACTACTCCCACCACAAAAAAACTAATtctatacataaaaattaataatttataatgtagtaaaccaattttgatgcaCTTTTTACAGATTAAGGTTAATCTGCAGCAATTTTCAGACTTGTTTCATAATGGTCGGAGATAGTCAAAAAGTTGTCCTTAAAATCCATTTCTACAAGACAAAGTTATAGGTGTCCATTGATACATATTTGTGACTGTAAAACCCCTTTAACCCAATCCTGAACTAACTTTAGGTTGCCCAAAGTCTTAAGTAAATTGCTGGGGCACCCAAGATCTTTACATTGTAACCCTACCTACCTAACTTAACTTTAGATTTGACAAAATTTACTTGATGGTGTCCATTGATAATATATAAATCTTACGATAAAGTACAAGGTTTTTATGTTGTAAATCTAAAGTTAGATTTGACAAAATtgtacttataattaacaataacaacaatttacaaataaaagaaCAGTGTACACATAGTAGACATCAACAACTTTGCCCGTATGGAAAAAGCTTTCTTAACACAACTTTTCTTCTTATGTCTGATCTTTGTGAAACATGTCTGAAACTTATTCCAGACTTACCATAATATATCtgtgtaagtaggtacataaaaatcgatttagtagtctTTAAATTTatcctattttttattataggacttagtttttttttatttgtcataaaatacattttttgtgttGTCAAATTATTAAGAGGAGGGGTCTGGGTTAGACGCCCCTTACACCCCACCATAACCCCTCTCCCTTTGATTAGTGAACTTCAGCCGATAATGTACACTATGGTGATATATTGCtttcatttatatttgttttatacaacatgaatatttacaataaaaataactaaagcCATATAATATATGAATGACACtgttaatttcaaaataaatgcaaATAGAATAGGTAGAAAAGaaagtaagaaaaataataatttcagatcctcaatagctcaacagtaaagcggttggactcatcactgaggggtagTGGTTTCATCCCTGCCctatttggaggggaatgggaatatgggtcatatttaaaagatatgacaaatattacttttttttaaactaatttgatatttattatttttttattatgtattaaatagtttaccaaatttaataattattaaatagagGAAGTTTTCTTAAATCATTCTTATCCATACAATGTGTAAGTAGCAACATTAACACTTCTCTTTGATTCTGTGTCAATGTGAATGAAgcctaaatttaaaattcacattCCATTATAACAGCATTGTTGTGATTGTTATGAATACCAATTCTTACACAATTCAATATTATCGTTCATCTGAATATATTACTTCAGTTACTTCAACTTTACTTCCAATACATCTTAGATAAAATTGATCAGTCAATTTCTGAGAGACTCAAATAAGCAGCCTATATTTCAATgtgatatattgttttttttatataccatGCATGTATTGTACATGTATATTtagctaaaataatattaagaattTCAAATGTAAAGGAGATAAAGAAAAAGTATCTTGTTCACCTCTTACTGTACTACTTATTCAAGATGaatgtctgtgttttttttatatgataatggctattaaattattattagaatttaatttGTCTACTAAAatgtcaacaaaaaaaattgatgacttcaaaaacataccttctaaacgaaaaaaaacattatattatgttctaccGTAGTTCTTAGTTTTGCCTTCAAACAGATCAGCTGTTTGAAGGCGTTGGTGAGAATTGAGAACCgtcttttttgaagttggttaaaattGCTTTCTTTTAGTAAAGTTTTTATGGGGTCAGTACTCAGTGTGCTTGTTGTGTATTAGTAGGTGAGCACTAACTAGACCTATGATATGAATGTGAACCAATAAGAATTCTATCCATCATTTCTTAATGAAATTGAAAGGAGGTCACTGTATTGGAAAACCATTGACGGCTgctgtggtgcagtggtatgagcAGTAGATTCAATAAGTCTAACTTTTGACTATTTTTCTGGAGACACTGTTTTGACAGGCCATCTGGATTGAGAATCCTCGGACAAGATAAAGTCAAACAGGACACAGTTCCAAACAGCAGTTTGCGTACCGCTGATTTAACAACTTTTATTACACTCAAGTTGTAGAGAATAATTATACGAAAACCGCttacaattatattaaaatgcacaaaaaaatattgcatataCGTCGATATATGTTTATCCTATGACATTCAATAaagtaaagattatttttatattattaattgtaatttttaacttttcatttaatttttatatttttgtttaatcatttgatattgaatttatttttttatattttgtcaataatattgtatttctaatataaattgttgtatgccagaaatggctgaatacattagattgtatgtgttctcagtaaaataaatgaattaaattgaatatatataatatatagcggacgcccgcgacttcgtccgcccataGACCTCTtcaatccggccctatcgcaaaatccgttcttagtgaatacctactaattataaattacctccctgccaaatttcagctttgtacttcaagcggttttcgagatttcttgatgaatgatgatgatgaaacctttcgcatttatatattaagatttgcTACTTACTATTGTAACATTTACTAGCATATGTTAACAGTTACAAACTTATACATTAGGAATAGTTTATATCGTCAAACtggtaatatatttaaaacttcTAGTGCTGTGAGAATTTTCCTCAGCATAATATGAAAACCACGTTCTCAGACGCCATACACCGAGCTTGGCGGTAACTCTTCGAAAATCACTTAGCTAAGGCCAAACCAACACGTCCAATGTGATGTGCCACATTCTCTGATCACACACGTTACATCCGATCGCCGCTGTGGACGCGACTGTACGCCGCAGTTTGGCCATAGCCATGGGACATGATTTACTGACAAACCTTCAGCttccataaaattaaaaaatcatatatccataaaattaaataatcattaaataaatcatacatTTCTATAATGTGAACAATGAGGCGAGAATGCATAATCAGAAtaaactgttttatttaaaagaattccAGATATCTATTCCATTATAAATCATTCTGAATCCCAATCCTTAAGCCTTATTGCATTGTTTATAATACATATTGACTGCATGTTTtcaaattgttatattttatattgtgttaTGCTTTGTTCACAGCTTCAGACCTCGTCTAGATCGAAATGAACAATTCGGTAAGATGCCATTTCTTAATGGCATGCATGATTTCGGTGGGCCCAAAAACTTTCAACCAAGAAATGGCATGGGTAACAAAAATTTCAGGCCCAGAGGTGACTTCAATAATGGAATAAGAAATGATTTCAACAACCATAAAAATGACAACCAGAATGATTTTGGTGGGCCCAAAGACTATAGGCCTaggaataattttaataaccaGGGCCAAAAGACCAATGAATATGATGGTGATAAAGGCTCTGGTGGAAACATGCAGTTCTATAATGGAAAAAATGATTTTGGCGGGCCTAAGCAACAAAGTTATCAGAAGTACTCTGGGCCAAAAAATTTCAACAATCAGAACGGGCACATGAATGGCCAGCAATCCTTTgttcctaaaaaaatatttaacaatagttCCGCACAGCCGTTAGATTTTAATGATCGTAAATTACAAAGTCGCAAAGCCAAACACCCCGGAGACAGTCTAATCAAACCGCAGTGGGATATGGCCAATCTCGGCACCATTCAGAAGAACTTTTACAAGCCTCACGCTAACGTAGAAGGGCGTTCCGACGACGATGTGCAAAGATTCCTGACCGCAAAGGAAATAACTGTCAGCGGAAATGACGTACCCCGACCTAACCAAGTGTTCGACGAAGGCAACTTCCCCGAACACGTATTGAACACTATCAAGGAGCAGGGTTGGGATGAACCGACAGGCATTCAAGCCCAAGGTTGGCCCATCGCGCTCTCCGGTCGTGACATGGTGGGTATCGCGTCAACAGGTTCGGGCAAGACATTGGCGTACATGCTGCCTGCAGCTGTACACATTATGCATCAACCGAGGATTCAGCGCGGGGATGGTCCGATTGCATTGATCTTGGCACCGACGCGCGAGCTCGCACAACAAATACAATCAGTCGCTCAGGCGTACAGCGCTAACGGTTGCATCAGAAACACGTGCTTGTTCGGCGGATCGCCCAAGGGGCCACAGGCTAGAGACTTGGAGAGAGGCGTAGAGATCGTCATCGCAACTCCGGGACGCTTGATCGATTTCCTCGAAAGGGGAACTACTAATTTACGCAGATGCACCTATTTGGTTTTGGACGAAGCGGACCGGATGTTGGACATGGGTTTCGAGCCTCAGATCCGTAAAATAATTGAGCAAATTCGTCCTGATCGTCAAGTTCTGATGTGGTCTGCGACCTGGCCAAAAGAAATCCAGGCTCTCGCTGAAGATTTCCTAAATGATTACATCAAAGTGAACATTGGTTCATTGAATCTCtctgctaataataatattaaacagatAATTGAAGTGTGCGAAGAACACGAGAAGGAGCAGAAATTGGAAAACCTTTTGAAAGAGATTTCATCTGAGAAGGACAACAAGGTCATTGTTTTTGTTGAGACCAAGAAGAAggtaatttgatttgattttaatattattataaaatttcgtttGATATTAAATGCTGCATGATAACTTGAAGCTCCGACCAATTATAGACAGACcagtatcacacccaaatttatcaacaaaatagtctgtaattttctgagaagaacaagcttagatttggtatatactTTATACTAAACTATAGGCTTTTGtccattttttacaccattcaactacacagaGGTATTTTCACAGAGCTGTTTAACAGACAAAcacaattacaacaatgaaacatcaacactatagagatagtttttataatcacattagattgttatcatatattttgacagaaaagtaacgtccaGGCAGGTTCTGTACAAGTATTTGTCTGGAGTGTTTGAGTTATCatgcaatattataattatagtctgacaagtttgttgatgacactcccatgatatgcgggcgacggggggaaagactgctcgggtgtgaaatcgtgcggggaagtgaggtgcatcagtcgtggggttttcattcattgctacatcggaccatcgggagtgttacgaacgaagtagcCAAGCTATACAGTGAACAATACTTTAA
The DNA window shown above is from Bicyclus anynana chromosome 15, ilBicAnyn1.1, whole genome shotgun sequence and carries:
- the LOC112044971 gene encoding uncharacterized protein LOC112044971, whose translation is MQFNSFHNQHPIFRPRLDRNEQFGKMPFLNGMHDFGGPKNFQPRNGMGNKNFRPRGDFNNGIRNDFNNHKNDNQNDFGGPKDYRPRNNFNNQGQKTNEYDGDKGSGGNMQFYNGKNDFGGPKQQSYQKYSGPKNFNNQNGHMNGQQSFVPKKIFNNSSAQPLDFNDRKLQSRKAKHPGDSLIKPQWDMANLGTIQKNFYKPHANVEGRSDDDVQRFLTAKEITVSGNDVPRPNQVFDEGNFPEHVLNTIKEQGWDEPTGIQAQGWPIALSGRDMVGIASTGSGKTLAYMLPAAVHIMHQPRIQRGDGPIALILAPTRELAQQIQSVAQAYSANGCIRNTCLFGGSPKGPQARDLERGVEIVIATPGRLIDFLERGTTNLRRCTYLVLDEADRMLDMGFEPQIRKIIEQIRPDRQVLMWSATWPKEIQALAEDFLNDYIKVNIGSLNLSANNNIKQIIEVCEEHEKEQKLENLLKEISSEKDNKVIVFVETKKKVDDIVRAVRRGGHKALAIHGDKSQPERDAVLTEFRNGATTILIATDVAARGLDVEDVKFVVNFDYPNSSEDYIHRIGRTGRCQQSGTAYTYFTSGDARQARALMAVLLETGQNPPAKLMDMARNNNNNSSRNRWQQRKENNNSGTSSPRQKNNQWNNKMATMSNEENQNNTYQNRNPNNQQAPRFNNQNQNNNQGYRQNNYQQKMPPFPSPNVFDSMGSYQGGYNGGYQNAYNNQNGYGQQRQQFNTNPRNGGQQYHRNTNSVGNKSAGSGSSYGSPPPHFATPPHYPQMHPHHQEMLGNKYYGGGVGGGGPCGYQAAVGAGVPYAHLPPGSLLYAAAPVQQ